The stretch of DNA GTCTGCTGCTGAGAGGCGAGcacggccggcggcgcagcccgcgcaCAAACAGAGGAGAACGCTCTCTAGGCTCTGCTTGCATGGGGCTGGCATCGCTTGTTTCATTTTTTTGCAGAGAGGCCTCACGCCCTACCAGACGGAGCTCTTCATGTGGGAACGCCAGGTACTGACAAGCTTCGTTTGCGTCCTCACTCTGATTTCTTCCGCACagcggcctcttcgtcgaGCGCAGTTTGCATCGCACTCGCGCGACTGTCGATGAAAGAGCTTCTGGCGCTTCTCGTATGGGGATCTGGGTGTGGGCTATGGCAAGGTCGTCTGCGGAAAGAGACATCCGCCGGACAGATGTGCCCCTCGTCGTCCCAAGTCTGCTCATACATTCCTGTATGCGTAGATGTATTCCACGTGCGCGTAAATAGGCAGCTTGAGCACGCACAAACTTgcgagacgcgaggaagTTGACCCGGGGCGcaccgcgcggcagctgacGACGATGGACAGCGGCGGCATACTTTGCGTGACCGATTCTTCAGCCTTGCTCCTGTCGTCTACGCATTCACGAATTCGTacatatttacatatatatgtgtgtggaTGTATGGCAACGATATACTCGCGCTGAGGAAAGGAGACTGGCGGTCGCGCTGTCTGACTGGCTTCGGTGTGCTTCACAGATGCGAGAGATTCGCAAGATTTACCGGGCGCAGTATCTTCAGAGACTCGCTGAGGTCACTGAAGAAGAGCGCCAGAAGCAGCTCCAGCTGTATCTCCAGGAGAAACGAGGTGAGATTCAGAAGCGAAGGGAAGGGCTCTACGGGCGGGACTTGCTGCAGTACGGTGTGAGTCGTCGCTTGCACCGTCAAGTCATCCTGCAAGCACCGCACTGTGAGAGAATGACATCGTCTCTGAACTTTGTTTGGCCCTCCGTTTTCCAGGCTTTCAAAACACCCTGCATCTCCCATTTTTCCACTTGCTGTGTTTGCCTCAGAACGCCGAATGCGGCGAgaggagcagctgcagcggatgTACGACgacaagaagaggaaggccgTCTTAAAGGACCGCATTCGCATCGAGAAGAAAGGTACGAACAAGAGCTTTGAACCGTCGCGCCTCCCCAGGGCCTACTTGAAGGTGACATCCACTTGTTGACTGTGCCTGTGTGTAGCGTAGACGCGACATGctacacgtatatatatatatatatatatatagtatatatatatatatatttgacTTTCTGAGCGTATATTGGGGCCATGTAGATCTTTGTAGGCCGATGCTGACGATGGACAGTATATTCGTGTGTACGCGTTTAGTTGACATGGAGAATTGGCGTTCAGTCGATTCACACGGTTAGTTGCTTCTCGGTTTTCTTTCTGCCTCAGTCACCCAGTCCCTCCAGACGGCCCGCGTGTCGCGGCGAAAGATCGCCCACATCCTCTGGCTCAAGAAACTTCAGGTGAGAAAGCGAGTTCTTGCCTTGCTCTCGCATGGAATCGTGGCATTCCTCATCTGCCATCGGAGCTTCCTCCAGCTGGGGGCTCTGTTGACTGGATCAGGCTTTGGCGGCCTAAGTGACGCAAGTGCATGCATGAGTTAATGGGGTCGAATCATAGATTTATACACAAGCATGCGTACCGACACACatgtagatagataggtaaGTAGGTAAATAAGTGAATACAGGCGCCTCCTGTGGGATCTGGCGGTGGAAATCGGCCTCACTCTGAGTTTTTGTTTCGGTTCATGTcgcgttttctgtcttcGTTCGAACTTCTCCGGCTTGTGCCTCTTTCCGTTCAACCGCTACGTGTTTGTCTGCATAGGGGGGTAGACCTTTTCACGCTGATATGGAGCCGTAGATCTCGATTCATGTAGGAACTCGATGGCGTTTTACGTTGTTCGTGGCATTTATATGTTTGCTTCCTTCAGGACTCTTCTGATTTCATGCAAGAACAagaggaggctgcgaaggGCATCGCGGCAGTGGCGCAGGCTCGCGCATGCGAGActggcgaagacgaggaagagatTCTCGCAACAGAGATGGCGAAGCTGAAGGAAAATGCCTTCGAAAACATGCCCTCGCGCAACATCTCGGTCCCCGATCTCCTCGCTCAACTCGGTAGGTGTAAACACGGGCAATCCCACAGGTTGCCCAACACAGAAATTAATGTCCACATACACTCGAAAGGAGGATTTTTCTCCTCTACCAAGAGCGCGCACGTCCGACGAGGTTGCTTGTGGAGCACGACAAAGTCAAGCATAGAACGCGACTAACGAAATTATGGCATCTGCGTCTCGGAACGTCGAAATCATCTCCCACGTCATCGGCAGCGCCTCAGAAAATCTGGCCCGTCAGAATCCGAATGCGGAtaggggggacgggggggggggggggtttaGGTTTAAGATATTTTCATGCGTGACGCGGTGTCATGACTGGTTGTTTCAGGTTTCAATGACGAGAAAGTCAAGTCAATCAAGAAGAAAATTACTGGCACAGACAACGTATTCCGGtacgtcgcgcgccgcggccggcgtcgTTGGTCCTGCGGACCTTCTTCGGCGTTTTTGATAGGCTGAAAATCGCGACAGCTTCACATGTGTAGATGCATATATACTCAGCACGTGTGTCGACTCGCAATATAACAAGCATCTGCATCTGTGCTTGGTATACTGGAAAAAAATATTCGTCTATCTAGATGGAGGTATTGATTCTATGAAGATATGTATGCCTGCTTTTCGTGTTTTACACGTGAAGGGGGGGGCCGCGAGCATGTCCACGCACGGCTGTCTCTTTTTCCCCAACTCGCCTGCGACATTTATTTCCAGACACATCATGGAGGACTCGTTCGCGGTGCTTCCCGAGGACGGCCCCGAgtacgaggaggaggggggcggtGCGGCAAAGAGTCagagcgcgcggcttctcacCGAGCGCCAGCGGGCTGTGCTGACTTATGCAGGATTTACAGGTCAGCGGGACGCAGTTCCAGTCTCCGCGTCGATGTTGAGATCCATCTAATGCTCCTCGCAACTTTCTTGTCGCTTAGGCCTGCGTGTGCAGTTCCGCACACCTCTGCCCGTACACCTCGTCGCGGTTGCTCCAGATTTCTCGCGCGGATAGTTCTTCTTAAGCGCGTGTGGCGAGCTGTGTCTTTTTGAATCCAGTTCCAGGGTCCCGACGTCCCATCAATACGTGGATATGACTGTTTAGTATTATATGTATCATATATagtatatccatatatacaGCCTGTGTGCCTCCCGCGTGTGTTGGGGGCATCCATACGTCCTGTTCACCGTTGTGGTGTCTCTGGCGCAG from Besnoitia besnoiti strain Bb-Ger1 chromosome V, whole genome shotgun sequence encodes:
- a CDS encoding hypothetical protein (encoded by transcript BESB_061080); the encoded protein is MPASPLPYPSVPRAALVAARFLRPPGRFKRAELREHPRSKTGAFANLVKTAVRLREKARAFSLVPPPRLIPVPLPPRKKHLESVRGVPTVSSEVLARRLHFLLGPAAIEQQKAAKMQRGLTPYQTELFMWERQMREIRKIYRAQYLQRLAEVTEEERQKQLQLYLQEKRERRMRREEQLQRMYDDKKRKAVLKDRIRIEKKVTQSLQTARVSRRKIAHILWLKKLQDSSDFMQEQEEAAKGIAAVAQARACETGEDEEEILATEMAKLKENAFENMPSRNISVPDLLAQLGFNDEKVKSIKKKITGTDNVFRHIMEDSFAVLPEDGPEYEEEGGGAAKSQSARLLTERQRAVLTYAGFTEAEKLRLLDEKIAMLNKKLDEDYELRGAPQNLMYLQLRDHLQAAKIAFHEKLYVRETQKRLHEQQEKRESSASGKPVGPAAEDVNACQADG